One Primulina huaijiensis isolate GDHJ02 chromosome 8, ASM1229523v2, whole genome shotgun sequence genomic region harbors:
- the LOC140982304 gene encoding probable transcription factor KAN4 has protein sequence MSFSLNQVIMRTEDCSTMLDLSLQITTPSQSSNCKFMEIWQHCNAHTTDSVGSGSDRRQKNGVSSAQKINTSNHVISGDPSLSLGREMLGLNHISVRIPRNFHQTHRGGEFKRTSRMVNGIDKRSIVRAPRMRWNSTLHAHFVQAVQLLGGRERATPKSVLELMNVKHLTLAHVKSHLQMYRTVKTIDKGAEAHGPTDMGLKLRNHKGFEDEKADIISTRFNAFIPLAAPVSSVLDSNTFVDAQRIPWPSSPNDVHVIDPVSSKFRGGIVDEMEVYGVEPEDNKLLNLEFTLGTSSWKVGIPLNHRIDHN, from the exons ATGTCTTTTAGCTTAAACCAAGTCATAATGAGAACCGAAGATTGTTCCACCATGCTCGATCTTTCTTTACAGATCACTACACCTTCACAGTCATCAAACTGCAAGTTCATGGAAATATGGCAACATTGCAACGCTCATACGACTGATTCTGTCGGCAGTGGAAGCGATCGGAGGCAAAAAAATGGGGTTTCCAGTGCACAAAAGATCAATACTTCTAATCATGTTATATCCGGTGATCCCAGTTTGAGTTTGGGACGTGAAATGCTTGGATTGAATCATATCTCTGTGAGAATACCAAGAAATTTTCATCAAACACATCGCGGAGGGGAGTTCAAAAGAACTTCAAGAATGGTGAATGGGATTGATAAGAGATCAATTGTTAGAGCTCCAAGAATGAGATGGAATTCTACTCTCCACGCTCATTTTGTTCAAGCAGTTCAACTTCTTGGTGGCCGTGAAA GAGCAACACCAAAGTCTGTACTAGAGTTAATGAATGTGAAACATCTAACCCTAGCTCACGTGAAGAGCCACTTGCAG ATGTATAGAACAGTCAAGACCATTGACAAAGGAGCag AAGCTCACGGGCCGACAGATATGGGATTAAAGTTGCGAAATCATAAGGGGTTTGAAGATGAAAAGGCTGATATTATTAGTACTCGTTTTAATGCTTTCATCCCATTAGCAGCACCAGTTTCATCAGTACTAGACTCGAATACATTTGTAGATGCTCAGAG AATTCCATGGCCATCATCTCCGAACGACGTCCATGTGATCGATCCTGTATCGAGCAAGTTCAGAGGTGGAATAGTGGATGAGATGGAGGTATATGGAGTTGAACCAGAAGATAACAAGTTGCTTAATCTAGAGTTCACGCTAGGAACGTCAAGCTGGAAAGTTGGGATACCTCTAAATCATCGTATTGATCATAATTAA
- the LOC140983115 gene encoding cytochrome P450 CYP82D47-like, producing MEFTWSSSIATAFIFFLSIYFLLKFAAARIRKSNPNSPPEAAGGWPLIGHLNLLSGPEQPHVALSDLADKYGPIYSINLGVHRCLVVSSWEVAKEIFNSTNDVCFSNRPQTVAIQLMSYDFAMFGFSKYNDYWRELRKFCMQKLLSAQRVSTLGTAWETETRAMMKSIYISCRKNNFRAPLEMKKCLGDLTLNSMVRIVSGATVKKMDFMEAENWREQIREFFKMMDALTFTDVVPYLKWLDHFKGTKKDFEKTGKMMDTILQSWLEKHKKLQKNKSENGLQQLDGEKDFMEVMMEAADSFAHQFPKYDADTIIKATCQTMIIAGTDTMTVTLVWALCLLLNNRHVLERAQQELDNHIGRSRMVEKSDIGNLVYIQAIIKETLRLYPAVLLLPPREASRDSTIAGYQIPAGTRVILNLWKVQRDPCVWSDPLEFKPERFLTEHRDVDLKGQHFQFLPFGVGRRICPGITFALQFMELALATLLHGFDLRTPEGDVVDMTGSLGTTNMKASPLPVLLTPRLSHDLFLC from the exons ATGGAATTTACATGGAGTTCTTCGATAGCAACTGCTTTCATATTCTTTCTTAGCATCTACTTTCTGCTAAAATTTGCTGCTGCAAGAATCAGAAAAAGTAACCCAAATTCACCCCCGGAAGCGGCCGGGGGATGGCCGCTCATCGGCCACTTGAATTTGCTGTCGGGCCCGGAGCAACCTCATGTAGCGTTATCAGATTTAGCAGACAAATATGGCCCGATTTACAGCATCAACTTAGGCGTGCACCGTTGCTTGGTGGTTAGCAGTTGGGAAGTGGCTAAAGAAATTTTCAACTCCACAAACGACGTATGTTTCTCCAACAGGCCACAAACTGTGGCGATTCAGCTTATGAGCTACGATTTTGCCATGTTCGGCTTCAGCAAATATAACGATTATTGGCGGGAACTGCGCAAGTTTTGCATGCAAAAGCTGCTATCCGCTCAAAGGGTTTCGACGCTTGGCACTGCGTGGGAGACTGAAACTCGGGCCATGATGAAATCAATTTACATATCGTGCCGGAAGAATAACTTCCGGGCGCCATTGGAAATGAAGAAATGTTTGGGGGACCTGACGTTGAATTCGATGGTGAGGATAGTTTCGGGGGCTACGGTGAAGAAAATGGATTTCATGGAGGCTGAGAATTGGCGAGAACAGATCAGGGAATTCTTCAAAATGATGGATGCGCTTACTTTCACGGATGTGGTGCCATATCTTAAATGGTTGGATCACTTCAAAGGAACTAAGAAAGATTTTGAGAAGACGGGGAAAATGATGGATACCATCCTGCAATCGTGGCTTGAGAAGCACAAGAAATTACAGAAGAATAAATCTGAAAATGGGCTGCAGCAGCTTGACGGAGAAAAAGATTTCATGGAGGTGATGATGGAGGCGGCGGATTCCTTCGCGCATCAGTTTCCGAAGTATGATGCTGATACAATCATCAAAGCCACTTGTCAG ACTATGATAATCGCGGGAACTGATACGATGACCGTGACTCTCGTTTGGGCATTATGTCTACTACTCAACAATCGCCACGTCCTTGAAAGGGCTCAACAAGAACTAGACAATCACATTGGCAGATCAAGAATGGTGGAAAAATCAGATATTGGAAATTTAGTATACATCCAAGCCATTATCAAGGAAACCCTCCGCTTATATCCGGCAGTGTTACTTCTACCTCCTCGCGAGGCATCTCGAGACTCGACCATTGCAGGATACCAAATTCCAGCTGGAACCCGTGTCATCTTAAACCTGTGGAAAGTGCAACGTGATCCATGTGTATGGTCGGACCCATTAGAATTTAAACCTGAAAGGTTTTTGACAGAACATAGAGATGTTGATTTAAAAGGTCAGCACTTTCAGTTTCTTCCATTTGGTGTTGGCAGAAGAATTTGTCCCGGAATCACGTTCGCTTTGCAATTTATGGAACTCGCACTTGCTACTCTTTTGCATGGATTTGATCTCAGAACACCTGAAGGTGATGTTGTGGACATGACTGGGAGTTTAGGTACTACTAATATGAAGGCCTCCCCTCTTCCGGTTCTCCTCACACCAAGATTGTCGCATGATCTGTTCTTGTGCTAG
- the LOC140983653 gene encoding ent-kaurene oxidase-like, with protein sequence MDTLLNLQALPLEAAIGGPAIAVGGITLFFIREYVNDLKKRSSGHLPPPQVPGLPVIGNLLQLNEKKPHKTFTKWAEKYGPIYSIKTGSNNMIVLNSTDVAKEAMVTKYTSISTRKLSNALKILTSDKSIVAMSDYNEFYKAAKRHLLTSTLGPNAQKRHRIHRDVMIQNICDQFHAHLNAHPLEAVDFRKIFQSELFGLSLKQAIGEDVDSLYVKDLGSTLSRGEIFKILVLDPMEGAIEVDWRDFFPYLKWIPNKSFEHKIQQMHFNRQAVMKTLIEQQKKRISSGEELNCYLDYLLSEANTLSEQQILMLLWEAIIEASDTTLVTSEWAMYELSKDPDNQSRLLSEIQDICGLDKLEEEKLCQLPYLAAVFHETIRKHSPVPIVPLRYVNANTQLGGYDIPVGSEVAINLYGCNMDEKVWETPEKWIPERFMTGKDDTMELHKTMAFGGGKRVCAGSLQAMLISCVAIGRLVQEFEWRLKDGEEENVDTLGLTTHKLHPLLVILKPRN encoded by the exons ATGGATACGCTTCTGAATCTTCAAGCTCTGCCTTTGGAAGCTGCGATTGGTGGTCCAGCTATTGCTGTTGGTGGGATTACTTTGTTTTTCATCAGAGAATATGTGAATGATCTAAAGAAAAGATCTTCTGGCCACCTTCCTCCACCCC AGGTGCCAGGTTTACCAGTAATTGGCAATCTACTACAACTAAATGAGAAGAAACCGCACAAGACATTCACCAAATGGGCTGAGAAATATGGTCCTATATATTCTATCAAGACGGGCTCGAACAATATGATTGTTCTCAACTCCACAGATGTTGCGAAGGAG GCTATGGTAACGAAATACACATCCATATCTACACGAAAGCTTTCAAATGCATTGAAGATCCTCACATCTGATAAAAGCATAGTAGCGATGAGTGACTATAATGAATTCTACAAGGCAGCCAAACGTCATTTACTTACGAGTACTCTTGGACCAAACGCTCAG AAACGTCATCGTATTCATAGGGATGTCATGATACAGAACATTTGTGATCAGTTCCATGCTCATTTGAATGCGCATCCTCTTGAAGCTGTCGATTTCAGAAAAATATTTCAATCTGAACTTTTTGGATTATCACTGAAACAA GCTATTGGAGAAGATGTGGATTCCCTTTACGTGAAGGATCTTGGCTCTACATTGTCTAGAGGGGAGATATTCAAGATTTTGGTACTCGACCCAATGGAAGGGGCAATCGAGGTGGATTGGAGAGATTTTTTCCCATATCTAAAATGGATCCCGAATAAAAGCTTTGAACATAAAATTCAGCAAATGCATTTCAACCGGCAAGCTGTGATGAAGACCCTTATCGAGCAGCAGAAGAAACGTATTTCTTCAGGAGAG GAACTCAATTGTTACCTTGACTATCTATTATCGGAAGCAAACACATTATCCGAACAACAAATCCTAATGCTGCTTTGGGAAGCCATTATTGAAGCATCGGATACTACATTAGTCACCTCAGAATGGGCGATGTACGAACTTTCTAAAGATCCCGATAACCAG AGTCGTTTGTTGTCGGAAATTCAAGATATATGTGGACTCGACAAACTTGAGGAAGAGAAGTTGTGCCAACTGCCATACTTGGCAGCTGTTTTCCATGAAACAATAAGGAAGCACAGTCCAGTTCCTATCGTCCCGCTAAGATACGTGAATGCAAACACACAATTAGGAGGTTATGATATCCCAGTAGGCAGTGAG GTTGCTATAAACTTATACGGATGTAACATGGATGAAAAAGTGTGGGAAACTCCCGAAAAATGGATCCCCGAGCGGTTTATGACCGGAAAAGACGACACCATGGAATTGCACAAAACAATGGCTTTCGGAGGTGGAAAGAGAGTGTGTGCCGGCTCTCTACAAGCGATGCTTATATCTTGCGTGGCTATCGGCAGATTGGTGCAAGAATTcgaatggagactgaaggatgggGAAGAAGAAAATGTGGATACATTGGGGCTAACCACTCATAAGCTTCATCCGTTGCTAGTGATCCTAAAGCCCAGAAACTGA
- the LOC140983233 gene encoding dof zinc finger protein DOF3.4-like produces MASESGDRALYRQGTRTEVEQFQCPRCESTNTKFCYYNNYNLSQPRHFCKSCHRYWTRGGSLRNVPVGGGTRKAHSSNKRPRIAPSTLTSASPASTARLVSCSTEKEETAKTRTLNGLITNPRQGPLSGPPEEVNLNEAAGRTDSVNSSSWLDGHMETTDEIFRSNMYGVGISAGLDYGLDMLEWPLEHMTGVINGSVSESPGSNTWRMAGGNDDGDCFSWPDLGIPAPAKALK; encoded by the coding sequence ATGGCATCAGAATCCGGTGACCGGGCCCTATATCGTCAAGGGACCCGAACGGAGGTGGAGCAGTTTCAGTGTCCACGCTGCGAATCCACCAACACTAAATTTTGCTACTACAACAACTATAATCTCTCCCAGCCCCGGCACTTCTGCAAGTCATGCCACCGGTACTGGACCCGAGGTGGCTCGCTGCGCAACGTACCCGTCGGCGGAGGTACTCGCAAGGCCCATTCCTCGAACAAACGCCCCCGCATAGCCCCAAGTACACTGACTAGCGCCTCCCCAGCAAGCACCGCCCGTCTGGTATCTTGCAGTACGGAGAAAGAGGAGACGGCGAAAACTCGAACCCTTAACGGGTTGATTACAAATCCTCGTCAAGGTCCCCTGTCTGGACCCCCCGAGGAAGTGAACTTGAACGAGGCTGCTGGACGGACAGATTCTGTGaattcgagttcttggttggacGGACATATGGAAACAACTGATGAGATTTTCCGGTCAAATATGTACGGGGTCGGGATCAGTGCGGGCCTGGATTATGGGCTTGATATGTTGGAATGGCCCTTGGAGCATATGACCGGAGTAATTAATGGTTCTGTGTCCGAGTCTCCGGGTAGCAACACGTGGCGGATGGCTGGTGGCAATGACGACGGTGATTGCTTTTCTTGGCCGGACCTCGGTATTCCCGCTCCAGCCAAAGCTCTCAAGTGA